The Sandaracinus amylolyticus genomic interval GACGCGCCGGTCATCGCATCGAGTGCCTCGACGAAGAGCGCCTGTCGCGCGTCCTCGCGCTCTCGCGACGTCTCGGCGATGCCGCCGAGCGCGCACACCCACTCGGGGGTCCTCCAGGTCGCCCACGTCGCGATCGTCGCGGCCTCGTCGAGCGCTTCGTCGAAGGCGTCGTCGGCAGGCGCGCCGAGCACGATCTTGCCATCGCCGCCGAAGAGCGGGCCCGGGGTCGCCATCGCGGGCCGCAGCAGCGCGATCGCGTCGTCCACGCGTCGCGCGACGAGCAGGAGCGCGCCCTCGCGTCGGAGCGCGCGCGCCGCTCGCCTCGGCTCTCCGCCCGCGAGCGCGGCGGCCTCGCGCACCGCGGTGAGCCCTTCGTCGATCGCGCGCGCTTCGTGCGCGCGCTGAGCGACGAGCATCAGCGCCTCGAACCGCATCGTCGCGCTCGCGCCGCGCAGGTCCGCGACGAGCGCGCGCAGCGCGGGCAGCGCGTCCGGTCCGGTGCGGGCCTTCGCCTCCTGGAGGCGGAGATCGAGCACCGCGGGATCGTCGGCGGGACGCGCGCGCCGCACGCCCTCGGCGATCCACGCTTGCACGCGCGCTCGCGCCTCCCGTCCAGCTGCGGCGGAGATCGTGTCGATCGCGACGTCGATCCCACGCGCCGTGCGCCTCCGCCACGACGCGAGCTCGGGATCGAGCGCCAGCATCGCGTCCACCAGCGGCGCCGGCGCCGCATCGCCGGCCCGAACGTGCGCGAGCAGCGCCTTCCAGGCGGTCGCGTCGCCCTCGTGCAGCGCGGCGACCGCAGCCCGGTCGCCGGCGAGGAGCGCCTCGAGATCCGTCATGCGACGGAGCGTACGCCGAGCGCGCGGCGGTCTTCTCCTCGCCGGCAAGCCATCACGTTCGCGCTATCTTCGCGCGCGATGGTGCGTCGTGACGCAGACGAAGGTCGAGCCGTAGGGCCGACGTCTGCGCGCTGCGCTTCTCCTGCGGGTGAGAGTCCCGCCTCGGTAGGCGCCGGAGCGCCGAGTAGCAGGCCCCGGGCGTCGGGAGAGATCCCGTCGTCCCGAGCGGGGCGTCGAAAGCCCGTCAGGCAGCGAGAGCTGTGCAGCGGGGAGCAAGATCGCGGGCCGCAACATGAAGTGAAGCCTGCAGCCTCGTCAGATGAACAATCCGAGAGCCGAGCCGCTCATTTCACGGCGAAGGCCACGCTCGAAGCGTCTGTTCCGGAGCGCGCATCGAGTCTCGGCGGGGTATGGGGCGCAGCACGCGATCACGGAGAAGCGCGGAACACGAGAGGCCCGTCTGCGCAGCCCTCGTCGGGGCGAAGCGCGCCGTATAAGCCGAAGGCGAAATCGGCCGCCGCGCAGCGGGAGTCCGAGGGGATCGTAGTACCGCACGGCATCGCCACGGCGATGTCGACGAACGTCGTGCAGAACAACGCGACGGGAGGGAAGGGTCCCTGGGGCAGTCACGTCGAGGAAGCAGGTAAGCGCGAGGGAATGGCCGGCAGGACCGGACCTAACGACCCCGGCGGCCGTAGGCCGCGCGAAGAAGTGCGACAACTGCAGAGGCGACTGTGGGTCGCGGCCAAGCGAGCACCTGGAAGACGTTTTCACGCTCTTTATGACCACATCTGGAGGAGTGACGTCCTTCGGGAAGCGTGGAAGCGAGTCGAGGCGAACAAGGGCGCGGCGGGCGTCGATGGCCGGACGATCGCCGAGGTGAAGCAGTACGGAGTCGAGCGCTTCCTCGAAGAGCTCGGCGACGCACTGCGGAGCAAGACGTACCGGCCCGAGGTGGTGCTGCGCCGGTACATCCGGAAGGCAGATGGAAGGAAGCGGCCGCTGGGGATTCCGACGGTCCGGGATCGAGTGGTCCAGATGGCGGCGAAGCTGGTGCTGGAGCCGATCTTCGAGGCGGACTTTCTTCCGTGCTCGTGGGGCTTCCGGCCGAAGCGGGGCGCGCTGGGTGCGCTGGAGACGCTGAGGAAGCTCGGCGCGAAGGGGCATCACCACGTGCTCGACGCCGACATCCGCGACTACTTCGGGAGCATCGACCACGACAAGCTGATGAAGCTCGTCGCTCGACGCATCTCGGATCGGCGGATGCTCAAGCTGGTGCGGCAGTGGCTCGAAGCGGGCGTGATGGACGGGGGCGTCGTGACTCGCAACGTCGCGGGAACGCCGCAGGGCGGAGTCATCTCTCCGCTGCTCTCGAACATCTACCTGCACGTGCTCGACGTGACGTGGATGCGCAGGAGCGCCCCGCCCGGGACGCTGGTGCGCTACGCGGATGACTTCGTCGTGATGTGCAAGACGAAGCGCGAGTGCGAAGAGGCAGAGAGGCGCATTCGAGTCATCCTCGGGCGCCTCGGTCTCGAGCTGCATCCGGACAAGACGAGGCGAGTCGAGCTCTACGATGGCAAGCAGGGCTTCGATTTTCTCGGACATCACCTGCACAAACGCATGAGCGGAGCGCTGTGGGAGAAGAAAGGCAGACGCCTCTATTTCCTGCATCGCTGGCCGTCCGCGCGCGCGATGAAGCGGGTGAGACAGCGCGTGAAGGAGCTGACCCCGAGGAGGCGGTGCCACGCGGATCTTCGCGAGGTGATCGCCGATCTCAACCCCGTGCTGCGGGGCTGGGGCAACTACTTCCGCACCGGAAATGCCGCCAAGAAATTCAACCAACTCGACAGCTACGTCTGGCGTCGGCTGCGGGACCTGCGCGTGGAGCGCAAGGGCCGGCATCTGAAGCCGGGGGAGTCGAGCAGGTGGACGCGCGAGTACTTCTGGAGCCTCGGACTTCATCGCCTGCGAGGGACCGTGCAGTACCCCGAGCGAGCCTTCTTCCGGGAGGTCGCGTAATGCAGCGACTCGAGAGACTGCCCGTAAGCCGTGTGCGGGAAATCCGCACGCACGGTTTGAACGGGGGTCTTGACCAACCGCCGGCGCAGGCCGGTAGCAGGTAAGGATCTACCAATGACGACGACCAACACGCACCTCGGGATCGATCGACGGCTCTGCGGAGAGCCGGTGTCGCTCGGCGAAGGCACCGCGACCGTTCGTTTCGTCGCGAGCGCGGACATGGCGGCCGACGATCGCGGGCTCGTGCACGGCGGGTTCGTGTTCGGCCTCGCCGATCACGCGGCGATGCTCGCGGTGAACGATCCCTTCGTGGTGCTCGGCAGCGCGGAGACGCGCTTCCTCGCGCCGGTGCGGGTGGGCGAGGAGGTGATCGCGACCGCGACGCGCACCGAGCAGAAGGGCAAGAAGCACGTGCTCGCGGTGAGCGTGAAGGTCGGCGAGCGCGAGGTGCTCTCGGGCACGATGACCGCGTTCGCGCTCGACGCGCACGTGCTCGATCGATGACGCGCCACACGCCGCGTCGGCCTCCGCAGGACCACACGAGCGCGTTCTCGCCCGGCGAGAGCGCGCGCTTCGTGATGGAGCCGATCGCGATCGCGCACACGCCGTACAAGGAGCGCTTCGGCACGCCGCACCAGGCGACGACGGTGCGCGGCACGCGCGAGGGCGAGCCGCTCGAGGCGACGATCGAGCTCCTGCCGCACGTGCCGGTCGAGGCGCTGCGCTCGCTCGAGGGCTTCGAGCGGGTGTGGCTGATCTACGTGTTCCACATGAACGAAGGGTGGAGCGCGATGGTGCGGCCTCCGCGCGGACCGCGCGTCAAGCGCGGGGTGCTCGCGACGCGCTCGCCGCACCGGCCGAACCCGATCGGGCTGAGCGCGGTGCGACTGCTCGGCGTCGAGGGGCGCACGCTGCGCGTTCACGGTCTCGACCTGCTCGACGGGACGCCGGTGCTCGACATCAAGCCGTACGTTCCGTACGCGGACGCGTTCCCGGAGTCGCGCGCGGGCTGGGTCGACGAGGTCGACGCGATGGAGCGCGAGCAGCGCGACGACGACGACTGATCACCGCGCGCGAGCGCGCGGATGTGCGGGCACCAGCGCGGGGCCGAGCGCCTCGATGACGAGATCGACGAACGCGCGCACCTTCGCGGGCGCGGCACGACCGCTCGCGTGAACGACGTGCACGGTGCGGCGCGGAAGGCTCGCGCGTGGGAGCACACGCTCGAGCGCGCCGCGCTCGAGATCGTGCGCGACGAGGTACACCGGGAGCGCTGCGACGCCGGCGCCGGCGAGCGCTGCGCGATGCAGCGCGCCGAGGTGCGTCGAGAGCAGCGCGATCTGCGGGCGCACCACCTGCGCGCGACCGGCGACGGTGAGCGTCCATCGGCCGCGATCGAGCGAGTGCGCGAGATCGAGGCAGCGCCGCGACTCGAGGTCGCGCGGCTCGCGGATCGGCGCGACCGACGCGAGCCAGCGCGGGCTCGCGACCAGCACCGGCTCGTACACGCCGAGCTTGCGCGCGACGAGCCCGCTCGAGCGGAGCGAAGGCGCGATCCGGATCGCGACGTCCACGCGCTCCGCGACGAGATCGACGTAGCGATCGGCGAGCACGAGATCGATCGAGAGCGCGGGGTGTCGCTCGAGGAGCGTGGCGAGGTGCGGCGCGAGCAGCTCCTGACCGAGCAGCGTCGGCGCGCTCACGCGCAGCAGACCGCGGATCTCGCGGTGCTCGCCGCGGGCCTCGCGCGCCGCGCGATCGACCTCGGCGAGGATGCGCTCGGCGTGCTCGGCGTAGCGCGCGCCGGCGGGCGTCGGGGCGAGCGACCGCGTGGTCCGCCGCACCAGCGGCACGCCGAGCTGCTGCTCGAGACGCGCGAGGCGCTTGCTCACCGCGGACGGCGTGAGGTGGAGCGAGCGCGCCGCGGCGGCGAGCGAGCCCTCGGCGAGCGCGCGAACCAGGATGCTCATCGCGAAGAGCGTGTCGTCGTCGTGCCGCTCGATCGGTCGTTCCAGCACGGAACGACTGTACGGCGGATTCGTTCCTGGCGCGCGCGACGCGGATCGCGCCAAGGTCGATGCCGGAACGGAGGCGAGGATGGAGCTCGAGCTGTCGGGAAAGCGTGCGCTGGTCACCGGGTCCACGGCGGGGATCGGGCGCGCGATCGCTGCGCGTCTCGCGGCGGAAGGCGCGGAGGTGATCGTGCACGGGCGGACCGCCGCGCGCGTCGAGGAGGCGATCGCCGCGATCGTGCCGC includes:
- a CDS encoding PaaI family thioesterase — translated: MTTTNTHLGIDRRLCGEPVSLGEGTATVRFVASADMAADDRGLVHGGFVFGLADHAAMLAVNDPFVVLGSAETRFLAPVRVGEEVIATATRTEQKGKKHVLAVSVKVGEREVLSGTMTAFALDAHVLDR
- the tsaA gene encoding tRNA (N6-threonylcarbamoyladenosine(37)-N6)-methyltransferase TrmO, encoding MEPIAIAHTPYKERFGTPHQATTVRGTREGEPLEATIELLPHVPVEALRSLEGFERVWLIYVFHMNEGWSAMVRPPRGPRVKRGVLATRSPHRPNPIGLSAVRLLGVEGRTLRVHGLDLLDGTPVLDIKPYVPYADAFPESRAGWVDEVDAMEREQRDDDD
- the ltrA gene encoding group II intron reverse transcriptase/maturase, which codes for MSTNVVQNNATGGKGPWGSHVEEAGKREGMAGRTGPNDPGGRRPREEVRQLQRRLWVAAKRAPGRRFHALYDHIWRSDVLREAWKRVEANKGAAGVDGRTIAEVKQYGVERFLEELGDALRSKTYRPEVVLRRYIRKADGRKRPLGIPTVRDRVVQMAAKLVLEPIFEADFLPCSWGFRPKRGALGALETLRKLGAKGHHHVLDADIRDYFGSIDHDKLMKLVARRISDRRMLKLVRQWLEAGVMDGGVVTRNVAGTPQGGVISPLLSNIYLHVLDVTWMRRSAPPGTLVRYADDFVVMCKTKRECEEAERRIRVILGRLGLELHPDKTRRVELYDGKQGFDFLGHHLHKRMSGALWEKKGRRLYFLHRWPSARAMKRVRQRVKELTPRRRCHADLREVIADLNPVLRGWGNYFRTGNAAKKFNQLDSYVWRRLRDLRVERKGRHLKPGESSRWTREYFWSLGLHRLRGTVQYPERAFFREVA
- a CDS encoding LysR family transcriptional regulator; this translates as MLERPIERHDDDTLFAMSILVRALAEGSLAAAARSLHLTPSAVSKRLARLEQQLGVPLVRRTTRSLAPTPAGARYAEHAERILAEVDRAAREARGEHREIRGLLRVSAPTLLGQELLAPHLATLLERHPALSIDLVLADRYVDLVAERVDVAIRIAPSLRSSGLVARKLGVYEPVLVASPRWLASVAPIREPRDLESRRCLDLAHSLDRGRWTLTVAGRAQVVRPQIALLSTHLGALHRAALAGAGVAALPVYLVAHDLERGALERVLPRASLPRRTVHVVHASGRAAPAKVRAFVDLVIEALGPALVPAHPRARAR